The genomic DNA CAGATCTCTTGCGGGGTAGGGGCGAGCGGTTCGAGCCGATGCCGTGCATGGATGAGCGGATTGCGGGACGTCAAATCGAGCAAGCGCTTGGCACGTTCGTCGAGCCATCGACGGAGCGTCGTGTCGCGCTGTTGCATATCGACCCCTCTGTCACCAGGAAATTCAGCAGAGTCGTACTATTTTATCTTATGCTCACTGGATGTTCGTTCTCAAGGGGGCGTAACGTACCGCCTATCTCCAGCCGTTGCTGTACCCATGACCCGTGAGAGAGCCGGAGCGATAGGCTTGCTCTGCCCAAGCGATCGGGAGTAGGGTGGACGATAGCGGTAGTGCACGTACGCCGCTGAGGCGGAAAGGAGGTCGCGTGCGGAGGCTGACGATCCGCTTCCTGATCTGGCTGCGCTCGAGTTCGAGTCTCGCCCGCTGGGGTCTCCTCGCTCTGATCGTCGGGATCATCGTTGGTTTCGGAGCCATCCTCTTCTACTGGCTTCTCGAACAGAGTACCCACTGGTTGCTCGCTGGCATCGGTGGCTATGAACCACCAGCTCCTTATGCCGAAGGGAATCGGTCGCCGAGCGATTCGCTCCCGTCGTGGATCGTGCCGCTCGTCGTGGCAGCCGGCGGTCTCGTGAGCGGCATCCTCGTCCAGCGGTCCGCTCCGGAGGCGGCTGGACATGGTACCGATGCGGCGATCGAAGCTTTCCACTATCGCGAGGGGCGCGTGCGGCTGCAGATTGTTCCGGTCAAGGTTCTCGCCTCGGCGATCACGATCGGCTCGGGAGGGTCGGGTGGCCGTGAGGGGCCGACTGCCCAGATCGCCGCTGGGCTCGGTTCCTTTCTAGCCGAGATCGTGCGCCTGCGTCCAGCGGATCGGCGGATCCTGCTCGCTGCAGGAATGGGAGCTGGCATCGGGGCAATCTTCCGAGCACCACTGGGTGGCGCAGTTCTGGCAGCCGAGATCCTCTACGTGCACGACTTCGAGGCGGCGGTGCTCTTCCCAGCGTTCCTCGCTTCCATCGTCGCGTTCGCGATCTATGGGAGCTGGTTCGGTTGGGAGCCGATCTTCGGCTCGCGACCGGATCTCCGGTTCGCTTCGGCGGTGGAGTTGCCGGCTTATGCCGGCCTCGGTCTTCTCTGTGGCCTCGTCGGCATCGTCTACGCGAAGACGTTCTACGGCGTCGAGCGCGGCTTCCGTCGCCTACCCTTGCCGGCCTGGCTACGGCCAGCACTCGGGGGCCTCCTGACGGGGCTCCTGGGTCTCGCGTTTCCACAGGCGCTCGGTACTGGCTACGGTTGGGTACAGTGGCTGATGGATCCGGCGAATGCCGCTGCGATCTCGCTCGGCATCTTGCTCCTGCTTCCGTTCGTCAAGATCCTGGCGACGGCATGCAGCATCGGTTCGGGAGGCTCGGGCGGCATCTTCGGCCCAGGCGTCGTGATCGGGGCGTTCGTCGGTGTGGCGTGGTGGCGCATCCTGACCGATCTCGGAGTACCCGGGACGCCTGGAGTCGCGCCGTTGGTGATCATCGGGATGATGGCGCTCTTCGGCAGCATCGCTCATGCTTCGTTGGCGACGATGCTGATGGTCGCCGAGATGACCGGCAATCTTTCGCTCCTCGCTCCGGCGATGCTCGCCGTGGGTATCGCGAGTCTCGTCGTAGGAAACCAGACGATCTACCGGAATCAGGTCCCGCGCCGTGCGGATTCCCCAGCCTTCCGGCTCCAGTACAGCTTCCCGTTGCTGCGTGGGCTGCAGGTGCGCGATGCCAAAGAAGCGCCGCCGCTCGTGTTGCGGCTCGGTATGCCGACGGCCGAAGCGCTCCGCCAAGTCGAGTCGGCCGGACTCTCGGCAGCACCGGTCGTCGATGCCCAGGATCGGCTCGTCGGTATCGTGTTCCGCGAGCGGCTGCGTGAGGGGGTGCGGCTCGACGAGCGGTCGGTGGAGCGAGGTCCCACAGCCCACGAGACGGAACAGCTGGACGACGTGTTCCAGCGGGTCATCGAACAACCCTCCCAATGGCTTCCCGTCGTAGGTGAGGACGGTACGCTCCAGGGGATCGTCACGCCACGCGGTATCCTCGCTGCTTACCGCCGGGCGAGTCGCGATGCGGTCCGGCACCTCGAGTGGGTCACGACGGAGCAGGTTCTGCTCGATGTTTCGGTTCCCTCGTCGTCACCATCTGTCGGGCGAGCGCTCAAGGATCTTCGGCTGCCGTCCGATGCGCTCGTCATCGCGATCCGGCGTGGTGGTACAACGTTGGTCCCGCGGGGGGACACGCGGATCGAAGCGGGTGACCGGCTGACCATCCTGGTCAAAGTCGCGAGTGCAGAACGGGTTCGCGAGTTCTTCGGTGATCACCAGGTCGTGGACGAGCCCTCGTAAGACCCTTCCGTTCGCCTTCTGGCGGATGCTGTCTCGGGGCTCGCCAGTGTCGGGTATGCTGGGCGGGGAACGCACCGGAACAGTGCAGAGAGGAGGGTGACCCGTGGCGACGGTGGCGGAGGTGGTGGCGCAAGAGTTGCGCGCCGCGGGGATCGACCGTGCGTTCGGTCTCCCTGGCGGCGAGGTGCTGCTGCTCATCGATGCACTGCGCCGGGCAGAGATTCCGTTCACGCTCTGTCGGCATGAGGCTGTCGCTGGCATCGCGGCTGGGGTCTACGGGAAGCTCCGGCGGACTGCCGGCTTGGCAGTGGCAACGTTGGGCCCCGGTGCGGCCAACCTGATGCTGGCGCTCGCCAATGCCTGTCTCGATCGCGAGCCGCTCCTGGCCATCACGGCTGACCTTCCCGCGAGCTGGCCGCCGAGCCACACGCACCAGCGGTTACCGCTCCACGAGGTGTACCGGCCTCTCGTCAAGCACGTCGAAGCGGTGACGCCGCTCGATCCGCACCTGGTCGTCCGGCGGGCACTGGCGGCGGCGACGAGCGAGCCCGCTGGGCCGGCCTACCTCACGCTCTCGGCCGAGGATGCCGCGCAACCTGCCCGGCTGGTGAGCGACGAGGCACGGTCGGTGCAGCCGATCAGCTCGCCGGTGGAAGCGCGGGTGGCGGCCGAGGAACTGGCGCGACGCCTGAGCGAGGCGGAGCGTCCGTTGGTCGTCCTCGGTCTCGGCGTTCGCCCGGACCTTGCACCAGCGCTGCGGCGCTGGCTGGCAGCCTGGCGCGTGCCGGTCGCGGTGACGCCGAAGGCGAAGGGGCTGGTCGACGAGCGCGATCCAGCGACCGATTTCGTCGGTGTGGTCGGTGGGATGGCGATCGACGACCTCATGGTGGAGGCGGTGCAGCGTGCCGACCTCATCGTCGGCTTCGGCTTCGACCCGGTCGAAGTCGACAAGACCTGGCATGCGCACCGACCGATCCTCTGGGTCCTGGAGTCGGCGCAGGCGGCCGGCGTGCTCCCGCGACGCGAGGTCCTCCTGGTCGAGCACGGTGCGCTTCTGGCAGCGCTCGACGAACTCGCACCGCCGCGCAACTGGGAGCGACCGTTCCGGGAGATCCAGGAAGAGCGCGCAGCGATCGCTGCCGGGCGGAGTCGGGCGCCGGTACGCGGGCTGGCACCGGTCGGGATCGTCGAG from Thermomicrobium sp. 4228-Ro includes the following:
- a CDS encoding chloride channel protein, giving the protein MRRLTIRFLIWLRSSSSLARWGLLALIVGIIVGFGAILFYWLLEQSTHWLLAGIGGYEPPAPYAEGNRSPSDSLPSWIVPLVVAAGGLVSGILVQRSAPEAAGHGTDAAIEAFHYREGRVRLQIVPVKVLASAITIGSGGSGGREGPTAQIAAGLGSFLAEIVRLRPADRRILLAAGMGAGIGAIFRAPLGGAVLAAEILYVHDFEAAVLFPAFLASIVAFAIYGSWFGWEPIFGSRPDLRFASAVELPAYAGLGLLCGLVGIVYAKTFYGVERGFRRLPLPAWLRPALGGLLTGLLGLAFPQALGTGYGWVQWLMDPANAAAISLGILLLLPFVKILATACSIGSGGSGGIFGPGVVIGAFVGVAWWRILTDLGVPGTPGVAPLVIIGMMALFGSIAHASLATMLMVAEMTGNLSLLAPAMLAVGIASLVVGNQTIYRNQVPRRADSPAFRLQYSFPLLRGLQVRDAKEAPPLVLRLGMPTAEALRQVESAGLSAAPVVDAQDRLVGIVFRERLREGVRLDERSVERGPTAHETEQLDDVFQRVIEQPSQWLPVVGEDGTLQGIVTPRGILAAYRRASRDAVRHLEWVTTEQVLLDVSVPSSSPSVGRALKDLRLPSDALVIAIRRGGTTLVPRGDTRIEAGDRLTILVKVASAERVREFFGDHQVVDEPS
- a CDS encoding thiamine pyrophosphate-binding protein gives rise to the protein MATVAEVVAQELRAAGIDRAFGLPGGEVLLLIDALRRAEIPFTLCRHEAVAGIAAGVYGKLRRTAGLAVATLGPGAANLMLALANACLDREPLLAITADLPASWPPSHTHQRLPLHEVYRPLVKHVEAVTPLDPHLVVRRALAAATSEPAGPAYLTLSAEDAAQPARLVSDEARSVQPISSPVEARVAAEELARRLSEAERPLVVLGLGVRPDLAPALRRWLAAWRVPVAVTPKAKGLVDERDPATDFVGVVGGMAIDDLMVEAVQRADLIVGFGFDPVEVDKTWHAHRPILWVLESAQAAGVLPRREVLLVEHGALLAALDELAPPRNWERPFREIQEERAAIAAGRSRAPVRGLAPVGIVEALARVLPPETIVTTDVGSHKYLFGQFWPSRHPETFWVSNGLSGMGYGLAAAIGAKLARPDAPVLAVLGDGGFSMVCQELETAQRVGAPVMMLVIADRSYSLIRIGQENRGLPRYGVDFEPIDSVLVARACGCAGTVARTIEELAAAAREALAATQRGIPFVIEVPLDPEAYRPIV